One Microlunatus soli genomic window carries:
- the yczR gene encoding MocR-like transcription factor YczR, which yields MSAHWLTAAQLTGLLGGKDWEAPVYRDLAMRIRLLVIDGQLPDGFRLPSERDLCASLGLSRTTVTSAYAALRDQGVLQARRGAGNFVHQPEGGLASSLLPITLAADEDNALVALNTAASTAPPGLGRAYQDAAERLPALLAGTGYFPDGVESLRSTLADWFTARGLPTKAGQLIITVGSLSAWNVILQGLADPGDPVLLESPTYYNAIEACRRRGSRLVPFPISPQDWDPDRLETILGRSRARLAFLIPEFQNPTGIWLDEEQRRAAARTLNRHQVITVIDETLVDLRLDGDAERTPMGSLLDNAITIGSASKSFWGGLRIGWIRSPKQYVRKLIETQATMDNGAAPFEQLVVAELMRNSETILDHQRRRIRQQRDQLLTAMTGTLPEWTLQVPRGGLSLWFRLPTESSNLVSALARKRDLVLTPGPRFYPRGGGRRQLRIPYVADPQVLSEAVRRLSLAWDEARSGTDAPTGTRSPHLII from the coding sequence ATGTCCGCGCATTGGCTGACAGCCGCCCAGCTCACCGGACTGCTGGGCGGCAAGGACTGGGAAGCACCGGTCTATCGCGATCTTGCGATGCGGATCCGGCTGCTGGTGATCGACGGCCAACTGCCCGACGGCTTCCGGTTGCCCAGCGAACGGGACCTGTGTGCGTCGCTCGGCCTGAGCCGGACCACCGTCACCAGTGCCTATGCGGCGCTGCGCGATCAGGGGGTCCTGCAGGCACGCCGCGGCGCGGGTAACTTCGTCCATCAGCCCGAGGGTGGACTGGCCAGCAGCCTGTTACCGATCACCCTGGCCGCCGACGAGGACAACGCGCTGGTCGCGCTGAACACCGCTGCCTCCACCGCACCACCGGGACTCGGGCGGGCCTACCAGGATGCGGCCGAACGACTTCCGGCGCTGCTGGCCGGGACCGGCTACTTCCCCGACGGTGTGGAATCGCTGCGGTCCACCCTGGCGGACTGGTTCACCGCACGTGGACTGCCGACCAAGGCCGGCCAGTTGATCATCACCGTCGGCTCACTGTCGGCCTGGAACGTGATCTTGCAGGGACTCGCCGATCCGGGCGACCCGGTACTGCTGGAATCACCGACCTACTACAACGCGATCGAGGCCTGCCGGCGACGCGGCTCCCGCCTGGTCCCGTTCCCGATCTCGCCGCAGGACTGGGATCCGGACCGACTCGAAACGATCTTGGGACGATCGCGGGCGCGGCTGGCCTTCCTGATCCCGGAGTTCCAGAACCCGACCGGGATCTGGTTGGACGAGGAACAACGGCGAGCCGCCGCACGGACCCTCAATCGGCATCAGGTGATCACCGTCATCGACGAGACGCTGGTCGACCTCCGGCTGGACGGCGATGCCGAGCGCACGCCGATGGGCAGCCTGCTGGACAATGCGATCACCATCGGCTCGGCCAGCAAGTCCTTCTGGGGCGGTTTGCGGATCGGCTGGATCCGGTCACCCAAGCAGTATGTCCGCAAGCTGATCGAGACCCAGGCCACCATGGACAACGGGGCGGCGCCGTTCGAGCAGCTCGTGGTGGCCGAGTTGATGCGTAACTCCGAGACGATTCTTGATCATCAACGGCGCCGGATCCGGCAGCAACGCGACCAGTTGCTGACAGCGATGACCGGCACGCTGCCGGAGTGGACGTTGCAGGTGCCGCGCGGCGGGCTGTCGCTGTGGTTCCGACTGCCGACCGAGTCGTCGAATCTGGTCAGCGCCCTGGCCCGGAAACGGGACCTGGTGCTGACCCCGGGGCCGCGGTTCTATCCGCGAGGCGGTGGCCGCCGTCAGTTGCGGATCCCGTACGTGGCCGATCCGCAGGTGCTCAGTGAGGCCGTCCGCCGGTTGAGTCTGGCCTGGGACGAGGCCCGGTCGGGAACCGATGCTCCCACCGGCACCCGGTCCCCGCACCTGATCATCTGA
- a CDS encoding peptidyl-tRNA hydrolase encodes MPDQTTPADAAPSDPLAPLRARYAAWLGLDVSEVLEDRDEDPDQIRAMQLILRMERDRTPSWHAALRLAASGAARICLDPRVGTDPDWTEAITAYAGGHIRKVTRRGRGAPWAATADLPGVTLADGDTEVRVLLPGLVDELDKRVAKLQVGGTDAPVDEPPTFDPPAGTLRVWIPPEPAMTLGKTMAQAGHAGMIAAALLSADSPELLRRWADAECPVDVRRADGHRWQQLQSAVADAGRAWAQDGLLAVRDAGFTEIAPGTITVIAGVPS; translated from the coding sequence ATGCCGGATCAGACCACTCCCGCCGACGCCGCCCCGTCGGACCCGTTGGCCCCGCTTCGCGCCCGATACGCCGCATGGCTGGGACTGGACGTCAGCGAGGTACTCGAGGATCGCGACGAGGACCCGGATCAGATCCGGGCGATGCAGCTGATCCTGCGGATGGAACGTGATCGGACGCCGTCCTGGCACGCCGCGCTGCGACTCGCGGCGAGCGGCGCCGCCCGGATCTGTCTCGACCCGCGGGTCGGAACCGATCCGGACTGGACGGAGGCGATCACCGCCTACGCCGGCGGCCACATCCGCAAGGTCACCCGGCGCGGGCGTGGCGCACCCTGGGCCGCGACCGCCGACCTGCCCGGTGTGACGCTGGCCGATGGCGACACCGAGGTCCGCGTGCTGTTGCCCGGCCTGGTCGACGAGTTGGACAAGCGGGTCGCCAAGCTGCAGGTCGGCGGGACCGACGCGCCGGTTGACGAGCCGCCCACCTTCGACCCGCCCGCCGGCACGCTGAGGGTGTGGATCCCGCCGGAACCGGCGATGACGCTGGGCAAGACCATGGCACAGGCCGGGCACGCGGGCATGATCGCCGCCGCACTGTTGTCCGCGGACTCTCCGGAGCTGTTGCGCCGCTGGGCCGACGCGGAATGCCCGGTGGATGTCCGACGGGCCGACGGTCATCGATGGCAGCAGCTGCAGTCCGCCGTGGCCGACGCCGGCCGGGCCTGGGCGCAGGACGGCCTGCTGGCGGTCCGGGATGCCGGCTTCACCGAGATCGCGCCCGGAACGATCACCGTGATCGCCGGCGTGCCGTCCTGA
- a CDS encoding elongation factor G produces MSTLNLGILAHVDAGKTSLTERLLHTAGVIDHIGRVDHGDTQTDSLALERQRGITIKSAVTSFVIHRPAAGSPGPLRTEDPITVNLIDTPGHPDFIAEVERVLNVLDGVVLVVSAVEGVQAQTRILTRALRRLRIPMLIFVNKIDRSGARADELLDEIARRLDIAVVGMGTVADAGSRTARSISNSYDDPTFADRLADRLTVADDRLLTRYLEADGLPVEALRSALIEQTARADLHPVFFGSAITGAGVGELMAGIGSLLPSVDGRASAEPSGTVFKVDRGPAGEKIAYLQLASGSLAVRDAPDVSHRDGSSADPAKITAISVFDRGGEQRSERIEAGRIGKLWGLPQVRIGDRIGRPQDRSHGRHRDHYFTPPSLETVVDPVDPADRGRLRTALDRLAEQDPLINVRQDDLRSELSVSLYGEVQKEVIGATLDTDFGVPVTFSETSTICVERPLGIGTAVERIRDPGNPFLATVGLRVEPGPIGTGIRWETATSVHGTMPIAFFSAIEDTVRLTAGQSLYGWRLIDAVITLTHTGYAPRQSHMHQSFNKAMSSTGSDFRELTPLVLMAALRDAGTDVLEPIHRFELEFPTDLLAALYPVLAERRAVPGSPAVGAATTVIEGDIPAAEIHALEQQLPGLTRGEGVLEAAFDRYQPVTGRRPQRRRTDRNPLDRKEYLLRTTRGKGALAS; encoded by the coding sequence TTGTCAACGCTCAATTTGGGAATTCTTGCCCACGTCGACGCCGGTAAGACCAGCCTGACCGAGCGGCTGCTGCACACCGCCGGTGTCATCGACCACATCGGCCGGGTCGATCACGGTGACACCCAGACCGACTCACTCGCCCTGGAACGACAGCGCGGGATCACGATCAAATCCGCCGTCACCTCCTTTGTGATCCACCGCCCGGCAGCCGGCAGCCCCGGGCCGCTCCGGACCGAGGATCCGATCACGGTCAATCTGATCGATACCCCCGGCCACCCGGACTTCATCGCCGAGGTCGAGCGTGTCCTGAACGTGCTCGACGGCGTCGTGCTCGTCGTGTCCGCGGTCGAAGGGGTGCAGGCACAGACCCGGATCCTGACCCGAGCCCTGCGTCGGCTGCGGATCCCGATGTTGATCTTCGTCAACAAGATCGACAGGTCCGGTGCCCGCGCCGATGAACTGCTGGACGAGATCGCCCGACGGCTGGACATCGCCGTCGTCGGGATGGGGACGGTCGCCGACGCCGGGAGCCGAACGGCTCGTTCGATCAGCAATTCCTACGACGATCCCACCTTCGCCGACCGGCTGGCCGATCGGCTCACGGTCGCCGACGACCGGCTGCTGACCCGTTATCTGGAGGCCGACGGGCTGCCCGTCGAGGCACTTCGCAGCGCACTGATCGAGCAGACCGCGCGGGCCGACCTGCACCCGGTGTTCTTCGGCTCGGCCATCACCGGGGCCGGAGTCGGTGAGCTGATGGCCGGGATCGGATCCCTGTTGCCGTCGGTCGACGGGCGCGCGTCAGCGGAGCCGTCCGGCACGGTGTTCAAGGTCGACCGCGGACCGGCAGGGGAGAAGATCGCCTACCTGCAGTTGGCATCGGGCTCCTTGGCTGTCCGGGACGCCCCGGACGTCAGCCATCGCGACGGCAGCAGTGCCGACCCGGCCAAGATCACCGCGATCAGCGTCTTCGACCGTGGCGGCGAGCAGCGCTCCGAGCGGATCGAAGCCGGCAGAATCGGCAAGCTGTGGGGACTGCCACAGGTGCGGATCGGCGATCGGATCGGGCGACCTCAGGATCGGTCCCACGGTCGGCATCGTGATCACTACTTCACTCCGCCCAGCCTGGAGACCGTCGTCGATCCCGTCGACCCGGCAGACCGCGGCCGGTTGCGCACCGCCTTGGACCGGCTCGCCGAACAGGATCCGTTGATCAACGTACGGCAGGACGACCTACGCTCCGAACTGTCGGTTTCGCTGTACGGGGAGGTGCAGAAGGAGGTCATCGGCGCGACCTTGGACACCGACTTCGGCGTTCCGGTCACCTTCTCGGAGACCTCGACGATCTGTGTCGAACGTCCGCTCGGCATCGGGACCGCGGTCGAGCGGATCCGGGACCCGGGCAATCCGTTCCTGGCCACCGTCGGACTACGGGTGGAGCCCGGCCCGATCGGCACCGGGATCAGGTGGGAGACGGCGACCTCGGTGCACGGGACGATGCCGATCGCCTTCTTCTCCGCGATCGAGGACACCGTCCGGCTGACCGCAGGACAATCCCTGTACGGCTGGCGGCTGATCGATGCGGTGATCACCTTGACCCACACCGGCTACGCTCCACGACAGAGCCACATGCATCAGTCCTTCAACAAGGCGATGTCGAGCACCGGCAGCGACTTCCGCGAGCTGACACCGCTGGTGCTGATGGCCGCCCTCCGCGATGCCGGCACCGACGTCCTGGAGCCGATCCATCGCTTCGAGCTGGAATTCCCCACCGACCTGCTCGCCGCGCTCTATCCGGTGCTCGCCGAACGCAGGGCGGTGCCGGGCAGCCCGGCCGTCGGAGCCGCGACCACGGTGATCGAGGGGGACATCCCGGCGGCCGAGATCCACGCGCTGGAACAACAGCTGCCCGGACTGACCCGCGGCGAGGGCGTGCTGGAGGCGGCCTTCGATCGCTACCAGCCGGTCACCGGTCGTCGACCGCAGCGGCGGCGGACCGACCGCAATCCGTTGGACCGCAAGGAGTATCTGTTGCGGACCACGCGGGGAAAGGGCGCATTGGCGTCGTGA
- a CDS encoding RNA polymerase subunit sigma-70: protein MAAQRDRPVDGAAPVGPEIERDLGSDDPAIGLRAVVALRSLADRLESLHVDQARRRGWSWQQIAAALGISRQAAHKKYGRIRR from the coding sequence ATGGCTGCACAACGGGATCGACCGGTCGACGGCGCGGCACCCGTCGGTCCGGAGATCGAACGGGACCTCGGCAGCGACGACCCAGCGATCGGACTGCGCGCCGTCGTCGCGCTCCGGTCACTGGCCGATCGCCTCGAGAGCCTGCACGTCGACCAAGCACGGCGGCGCGGCTGGTCGTGGCAGCAGATCGCGGCCGCGTTGGGGATCTCACGGCAGGCGGCGCACAAGAAGTACGGCCGAATCCGTCGATGA
- a CDS encoding polysaccharide pyruvyl transferase family protein, with protein sequence MSNIFIRAHKSPFRPATAEQTIRQHLIGNNVGNLIFSQSVCRLLSTRGTTIRTGGLGGTSPWGDDRRPDRLVLPLANAFRPGFGDRLERMATVIEQAAVPVTVLGVGAQATLSGRRKHRDATDRAVQRFVRATLQHSTGPIGVRGEFTREYLAGLGFGAADVTVIGCPSMFGRGADLRIDRRVDAIGPQSAIALNISPYVPEMGPLSRRHAEQYPNLTYIAQNQQSLEFLLTGHYPAPPDSVVFGSGVPVTDDHPLIQQDRTRFFLDPVTWIDHLRDYQFSFGTRIHGNIAALLAGTPAVVLAHDSRTAELAEYHDIPFRLITDAPGQIDAAELYAEADWGPLNRGHAARWSTFADFLRQHDLSTVYDDGQDGGARFDARLAAVDFPAAVRRSGPGSIEPSVRPSRAAGTAPIGLRRTARRILGGPARRLRARARRLVSVEPRDQLPS encoded by the coding sequence GTGTCGAACATCTTCATCCGGGCCCACAAGAGCCCGTTCCGGCCGGCGACCGCCGAGCAGACGATCCGGCAGCACCTGATCGGGAACAACGTCGGCAATCTGATCTTCAGCCAGAGCGTCTGCCGACTTCTCAGCACCCGCGGCACAACCATCCGCACCGGCGGCCTGGGTGGCACGTCACCGTGGGGCGACGATCGACGCCCCGATCGACTCGTGCTGCCGCTGGCCAATGCGTTCCGCCCCGGATTCGGTGACCGGCTGGAGCGGATGGCGACGGTCATCGAGCAGGCAGCCGTCCCGGTGACGGTGCTCGGCGTCGGCGCCCAGGCCACCTTGTCCGGCCGTCGCAAGCATCGCGATGCCACCGACCGGGCCGTCCAACGATTCGTCCGAGCCACCCTGCAGCACTCCACCGGGCCGATCGGCGTACGAGGTGAGTTCACCCGCGAATACCTTGCAGGGTTGGGATTCGGGGCTGCCGACGTCACCGTGATCGGCTGCCCGTCGATGTTCGGCCGCGGTGCCGATCTGAGGATCGACCGGCGGGTCGACGCGATCGGACCGCAGTCGGCGATCGCCTTGAACATCAGCCCGTACGTGCCCGAGATGGGTCCGCTGTCCCGACGCCACGCCGAGCAGTATCCGAACCTGACCTACATCGCCCAGAATCAGCAGTCGTTGGAGTTCCTGCTCACCGGCCACTACCCGGCCCCGCCCGACTCGGTCGTCTTCGGCTCGGGTGTCCCGGTCACCGACGACCACCCACTGATCCAACAGGACCGAACGCGCTTCTTCCTCGATCCGGTGACCTGGATCGACCATCTCCGGGACTACCAGTTCTCCTTCGGCACCCGGATCCACGGCAACATCGCGGCGCTGCTGGCGGGCACGCCTGCCGTCGTGCTCGCGCACGACTCCCGGACCGCGGAACTCGCCGAGTATCACGACATCCCGTTCCGGCTGATCACCGATGCGCCGGGGCAGATCGATGCGGCCGAGCTCTACGCCGAGGCGGACTGGGGTCCGCTGAACCGCGGGCACGCCGCACGCTGGTCGACCTTCGCCGACTTCCTCCGACAGCACGATCTGTCCACCGTCTACGACGACGGCCAGGACGGCGGCGCACGGTTCGACGCCCGGTTGGCAGCGGTCGACTTTCCCGCAGCAGTACGCCGCTCCGGCCCCGGCTCGATCGAGCCGTCGGTACGGCCGAGCAGAGCGGCCGGCACTGCCCCGATCGGCCTTCGACGGACAGCCCGACGGATCCTCGGCGGACCGGCACGGCGGTTACGCGCCCGGGCTCGCCGATTGGTCTCGGTCGAACCGCGGGATCAGCTGCCTTCCTGA
- a CDS encoding DUF805 domain-containing protein, with the protein MSYAAPTPTPYGQQAAGDPGTLDLPYYGIGFVDAIKRGFSKFVRFDGRASRSEYWWWTLAAAGIPTVLYIIGAIIGVSTMDKTTGAMGAGGVVFYVIAGLLSLVMIIPSIAVGVRRLHDQNKSGLFYLLVLIPSVGGIIMLVLMCMPSDPQGAQYDRRN; encoded by the coding sequence ATGAGTTACGCAGCGCCGACGCCCACCCCCTACGGCCAGCAGGCCGCCGGAGACCCCGGAACCCTTGACCTTCCCTACTACGGCATCGGATTCGTCGATGCGATCAAGCGCGGGTTCTCCAAGTTCGTCCGCTTCGACGGTCGAGCCAGCCGCAGTGAGTACTGGTGGTGGACCCTGGCCGCGGCCGGTATTCCCACCGTTCTGTACATCATCGGCGCGATCATCGGTGTTTCCACGATGGACAAGACCACCGGTGCGATGGGAGCCGGCGGCGTCGTCTTCTACGTCATCGCGGGCCTGTTGAGCCTGGTGATGATCATCCCGAGCATCGCGGTCGGCGTCCGCCGCCTGCACGACCAGAACAAGTCCGGCTTGTTCTACCTGCTGGTCCTGATCCCGTCCGTCGGCGGAATCATCATGCTGGTGCTGATGTGCATGCCGTCCGATCCGCAGGGCGCGCAGTACGACCGCCGCAACTGA
- a CDS encoding Clp protease N-terminal domain-containing protein translates to MFERFTVAARDIVIQAQTEARDLRSPIIGPQHLLLGTLWHIDEPIRHVLDESGLRYRAVRDRLAEVDVEDGGVTDDDALGRIGIDLSLVRSKVEETFGAGALDGTFEPRGRRRGHIPFDRPAKKALELALREAIHLQHKEIGPEHLLLGLTRLDGAATTLVRSFGVEPAELHDRVSAMLRRAA, encoded by the coding sequence ATGTTCGAGCGGTTCACCGTCGCGGCCCGCGACATCGTGATCCAGGCACAGACCGAAGCCCGTGATCTCCGGAGTCCGATCATCGGGCCGCAGCACCTGCTGCTGGGGACGCTGTGGCACATCGATGAACCGATCCGCCACGTGTTGGACGAGAGCGGTCTGCGCTATCGCGCGGTTCGTGATCGGCTGGCGGAGGTCGATGTCGAGGATGGGGGAGTGACGGACGACGATGCGCTCGGCCGGATCGGGATCGACCTGTCGCTCGTCCGGAGCAAGGTGGAGGAGACCTTCGGAGCCGGAGCGCTGGACGGCACCTTCGAGCCGCGCGGGCGGCGTCGCGGGCACATCCCGTTCGATCGACCGGCGAAGAAGGCACTGGAACTGGCGTTGCGCGAGGCGATCCACCTCCAGCACAAAGAGATCGGACCCGAGCACCTGCTGCTCGGACTGACCCGACTGGACGGGGCCGCTACGACGCTGGTCCGCAGTTTCGGCGTCGAGCCGGCAGAGTTGCACGATCGGGTGTCGGCCATGCTGCGGAGGGCGGCCTGA
- a CDS encoding PP2C family protein-serine/threonine phosphatase — protein sequence MLRFRCAAASHVGLVRTNNEDSGYAGAYLLLVADGVGGAAAGEVASASTTYVTSSVSMISDDDPLAVLAQAVEFAHHHVRDGVEADPQRDGMSTTLTAVLGNGERFGLVHVGDSRGYLWRDGALTPITRDHSLMQMLLDSGELRPEDAEDFPYRSVIARSINQIEDPEPDLVLLDLRCGDRILLASDGLTDIVPDDLLGPTVAMPDLDAAVDELVSLALAAGGRDNVTCILGEVVEGDLIHPRGRMIGAAADPHNLIDPAAVRIDRVGGRRTAKLQAVSTGADPWGHTGATA from the coding sequence GTGCTGAGGTTCCGATGTGCGGCTGCCAGCCATGTGGGGCTGGTCCGCACCAACAATGAGGATTCCGGTTATGCCGGAGCGTATCTGTTGTTGGTCGCCGACGGCGTCGGCGGTGCCGCGGCCGGCGAGGTCGCATCGGCCAGCACGACCTACGTCACCAGTTCGGTGTCGATGATCAGCGATGACGACCCGCTCGCCGTGCTCGCCCAGGCCGTCGAATTCGCCCACCACCACGTCCGCGACGGGGTCGAGGCCGACCCGCAGCGGGACGGCATGTCCACCACGTTGACCGCCGTCCTCGGCAACGGCGAACGATTCGGACTGGTGCACGTCGGAGATTCCCGTGGCTACCTGTGGCGAGACGGTGCGTTGACCCCGATCACCCGCGACCACAGCCTGATGCAGATGCTGCTCGACTCCGGCGAACTGCGCCCCGAGGACGCCGAGGACTTTCCCTATCGGTCGGTGATCGCCCGGTCGATCAACCAGATCGAGGATCCCGAACCGGATCTGGTGCTGCTCGATCTGCGGTGCGGTGATCGGATCCTGCTGGCCAGCGACGGATTGACCGACATCGTTCCCGACGACCTGCTCGGCCCTACCGTGGCGATGCCGGACCTCGATGCCGCGGTCGACGAACTGGTCTCCCTGGCCCTGGCGGCCGGCGGTCGGGACAACGTCACCTGCATCCTCGGCGAGGTCGTCGAGGGCGATCTGATCCACCCGCGAGGCAGGATGATCGGAGCGGCCGCCGATCCGCACAACCTGATCGACCCGGCCGCCGTACGCATCGACCGGGTCGGCGGACGGCGTACGGCCAAGCTGCAGGCCGTGTCGACCGGCGCCGACCCCTGGGGGCACACCGGCGCAACGGCATGA
- a CDS encoding DUF805 domain-containing protein, with protein MSSDQQQPNDPGQGSGDQRPQASPYNPTGNEPGQAGGYGAGTYGSGNYGSDPYQSGGYGSGTYGADQGSSASSSSTFPGSSTAPTEGGQPQQPYGQQSAQDPYGQQSAQQPYGQQSAQDPYGQQSAQQPYGQQSAQDPYGQQSAQQPYGQQSAQDPYGQQSAQQPYGQQSAQQPYGQQSAQDPYGQQSAQQPYGQQAYGQSDPYGQQSYGQQSYGQQGYGQQPYGQGYAAPVYGSQAAGDPGTLDLPYYGIGFGAAIKRAFSKYARFDGRASRSEYWWWTLFVGIIGIVLYAGLMIFGFATADSSGEPGAGMVPFAILMVLFYLAIIVPQLSISWRRLHDQNMSGGFFFLSFIPSVGGIILLVLMAMPSKPEGARYDQIKSQPGPTGTWGG; from the coding sequence ATGAGTTCAGATCAGCAACAGCCGAACGATCCCGGTCAGGGATCGGGCGACCAGCGGCCGCAGGCGTCGCCGTACAACCCGACCGGGAACGAACCGGGTCAAGCGGGCGGATACGGCGCCGGGACCTACGGCTCGGGCAACTACGGCAGCGATCCGTATCAGTCCGGCGGCTACGGGTCGGGCACCTACGGTGCCGACCAGGGCTCGAGCGCATCCAGCTCATCAACCTTCCCCGGGTCGTCGACCGCCCCGACGGAGGGCGGACAGCCCCAGCAGCCGTACGGTCAGCAGTCGGCTCAGGATCCGTATGGTCAGCAGTCCGCGCAGCAGCCGTATGGTCAGCAGTCGGCCCAGGATCCGTACGGGCAGCAGTCCGCGCAGCAGCCCTATGGGCAGCAGTCGGCCCAGGATCCGTACGGGCAGCAGTCGGCTCAGCAGCCGTATGGGCAGCAGTCGGCTCAGGATCCGTATGGGCAGCAGTCGGCTCAGCAGCCGTATGGTCAGCAGTCCGCGCAGCAGCCGTATGGGCAGCAGTCGGCCCAGGATCCGTACGGGCAGCAGTCGGCTCAGCAGCCCTATGGGCAGCAGGCCTACGGCCAGAGCGATCCGTACGGTCAGCAGTCCTATGGACAGCAGTCCTACGGGCAGCAGGGCTACGGGCAGCAGCCGTACGGCCAGGGCTACGCGGCCCCGGTGTACGGCAGCCAGGCCGCCGGCGATCCCGGCACCCTCGACCTGCCCTACTACGGGATCGGATTCGGGGCAGCGATCAAGCGGGCGTTCTCCAAGTACGCCCGCTTCGACGGCCGGGCCAGCCGGAGCGAGTACTGGTGGTGGACACTGTTCGTGGGGATCATCGGCATCGTTCTCTACGCCGGCTTGATGATCTTCGGCTTCGCCACCGCTGATTCGTCCGGTGAACCCGGGGCAGGGATGGTTCCGTTCGCCATCTTGATGGTGCTGTTCTACCTGGCGATCATCGTGCCGCAGCTGTCGATCTCCTGGCGGCGGCTGCACGACCAGAACATGTCAGGTGGGTTCTTCTTCTTGAGCTTCATCCCGTCGGTCGGGGGCATCATCCTGCTGGTGCTGATGGCGATGCCGAGCAAGCCCGAGGGCGCCCGGTACGACCAGATCAAGTCCCAGCCCGGTCCGACCGGCACCTGGGGCGGCTGA
- the yczE gene encoding membrane protein YczE, with product MSRTTPSIGRPKFGSAARAAAALSPMSPIQQLRAGRLPRRLVQLIFGLFLYGVSMAFMLRASLGIEPWGVLAQGITHHLPFSYGQITIAVSVVVLLLWIPLRQWPGLGTICNAVLIGIFVDLALSVLPAPSGLPVRIVALAGGIVLNGLAGAIYIGAQLGPGARDGLMTGLVGRTGRPVWLVRTAIEVVVVIIGFLLGGDLWIGTVAYAVAIGPLVQFFLPLVAVRLPLPDREVAGQEGS from the coding sequence GTGAGCAGAACGACGCCCAGCATCGGCAGGCCGAAGTTCGGCAGCGCGGCACGTGCTGCCGCGGCGTTGTCGCCGATGAGCCCGATCCAGCAGTTGCGAGCGGGTCGGCTGCCGCGCCGGCTGGTCCAATTGATCTTCGGGCTGTTCCTGTACGGCGTCTCGATGGCGTTCATGCTGCGGGCCTCGCTGGGCATCGAGCCGTGGGGTGTGCTGGCGCAGGGCATCACCCACCATCTGCCGTTCAGCTACGGACAGATCACCATCGCGGTCAGTGTCGTCGTGCTGCTGCTGTGGATCCCGTTGCGGCAGTGGCCGGGACTCGGGACGATCTGCAACGCCGTCCTGATCGGGATCTTCGTCGATCTCGCGCTATCGGTGCTGCCGGCGCCGTCCGGGCTGCCGGTCCGCATCGTCGCGCTCGCCGGTGGCATCGTCCTGAACGGACTGGCCGGTGCGATCTACATCGGTGCCCAGCTCGGACCCGGTGCCCGGGACGGACTGATGACCGGTCTGGTCGGCCGCACCGGCCGTCCGGTCTGGCTGGTCCGGACCGCGATCGAGGTCGTCGTGGTGATCATCGGCTTCCTGCTCGGCGGTGATCTGTGGATCGGCACCGTCGCCTACGCCGTCGCCATCGGCCCGCTGGTCCAGTTCTTCCTGCCGTTGGTGGCCGTCCGGCTACCGCTGCCCGATCGAGAAGTGGCCGGTCAGGAAGGCAGCTGA